The DNA window AGTAAACTTTTTTTCCTGTTATCAATATTTTTTCTGCTCAATTGCTCCCGTGATGATTCTTCAACAATCAAATTCACGCACATTTATGATCCGCTGGGAGGACCGCAGGGGAAATTGAATGTCGATTGGATCGATGCGCGAGTCGAAAATTTCGAACAAAAACATCCCGCTTTTTCTGTTGAAATGGAGCAGGCGAAATGGGATCAAATCGATTCCAAGTCCATGTCCGATTTTCGCGCCGGGATCAGGCACGATGTTTTGCTCACTTCTCCGCAAATTTTACCAAAGCACGCGTTAGTCGGAGATCTGCTCGATCTGTCGCCATTCTTGACTTGGACAAAACAACAAATCGCTGAATTTTCCTGGAGTCCGGTTTGGAGTGCTTGTGTTTACAACGGTAGAATTTTAGGAATCCCCATGGGCGCGCACACCCGGCTTTGCGTTTACAATAAAGAAATGTTTCGTCAAGCAGGCCTCGATCCGGAAAAGCCTCCGCGAAGTCTGGATGAATTAATTTCCGCGACACAAAAACTCACTCGAGATCTCGATGGTGACGGCAAAATTGACGTCTGGGGATTGGGAATTTATTTCGGCCCTTCGCGCGCGACCATTGAGCTTGCTTTCGCGCCCATCCTCTGGCATTTCGGTGGAAAATTGTGGAACGAAAAAACCAAACGAGCGGTTTTCGCGTCGCCCGAGGGAGTC is part of the Calditrichota bacterium genome and encodes:
- a CDS encoding extracellular solute-binding protein; translation: MMKFSKLFFLLSIFFLLNCSRDDSSTIKFTHIYDPLGGPQGKLNVDWIDARVENFEQKHPAFSVEMEQAKWDQIDSKSMSDFRAGIRHDVLLTSPQILPKHALVGDLLDLSPFLTWTKQQIAEFSWSPVWSACVYNGRILGIPMGAHTRLCVYNKEMFRQAGLDPEKPPRSLDELISATQKLTRDLDGDGKIDVWGLGIYFGPSRATIELAFAPILWHFGGKLWNEKTKRAVFASPEGVKTVKFLRDLIYKYRVTPPWVLSGAYDDVVLRGFLNEKFAIAWGWGSYWIQPLEQKGWIKNCFPPTPEAEMVKAGIFLTPTNPQAQFTNAWTISVHSLAKNPKVSSELLKEFVTPETLKDFPDAGLPGALSVWQGAEYQSDFYQIWFQAIKLGRSMPQTAHYEELANTVAAALQEILVKNANPGKTLQKFQRAYNIRYAGE